The DNA segment GAGACATCAGACCCAACAATACAGATGAGctgaaggctgctatcaaagcaacctgggcttccataACACTTCAGTGTGGTATAGGCTGATCATCGCTATGCCAGGCCAAATTGCTGCAGGAATTCATTCTAAAGGAGCCTAAACCAAATATTGAACTCATATTCTATTTTGAGattattattaaaacaaaaaatacttgaaacattttaatttatatgtaatgagtcaagaatatataaaattttcactttctgaaataccttCAAGTAAAAACTAGTGTCCATTAGGTATGTGTTCTGGCAGCAGGGGccccaccagggattttgggccccatgaaaagaaatcttacttgaccacccccatattattttgtcagtattataactgTATTagaggcctctctgggcccctgtcaatcatgagccccaagaatccttctccttattctccccttttcagcacccGTCTGGCAGTGGCATACACAGctttgggtcctcagcctttgagatcaagagacctgggaaaagcttatggagtcatgaggccactggacagagatgtttggtgatccCAGTACCTTTGTAGGACAACTATAATTCCAtgtctttaaggtcctggtgcttcctgtgttactgtaTGGTTATTAGACTTGACACTAACCCATGACCAAAGGTGACAACcaaatgtctttggtaccaggcctCTTCAAAAAAATCCTTAAGCAATACTGGAATGACCATATCAAATAAGTGTTTACTTAGTTAGACTCAGATTAAGagtatcactttcattgtgagggaaagtcagccatgacattttggacatgtggtgtgTCTGTGCATTATCCAGCATACAGGTGTCTCAGATGGTGAAGGCCAAGAGGAAAATATGGctggtttcacctggctgcagcactcAAATTGTTACTTTGAGAGATGGAGATAGAGCagttgtctgactgggtggttgccatgcagAAATTAAATTGGCTCAGTGATGTTGTGGATGAAGCAACACGCAGCAGCAGCTGTGATCTTTGTCTATACTATTAAGGGTCATCATTGGAATATGTATTGCTTAATCAAACACAAAATCCAAGTATCAGCAGAAATTTGGAAAAAGTGTTTATTGAAATGAGAATTATTAGATAAAGGCACATAAATACACCAGAATACAACTGACTGTTGACAGAGTGCAGAGAGGTGGAGTATGTAAACCTTAACTTCTGCAGGTCCAACTTCCTCACATCCATTTAAACAGGAAAAAAGTATGACACACTCAGAGAGGAAAACAAAACTGTTAATATTgaagacaaacatcaaaattGGTCCCAAAAGCCCAAATATGAGGCTCTGAGCTCATTATGTAGAATCTATGAAGTACTCCTCTATCATCACTGGAGTACTAAAGGCTACTTGTTTCTTCTTTAAGAATCTTGCATTTTTCCTCAGTAAAATGGTTCATATCACAGTATAACTGTTCACCTTTAAATCACATTAGTAAAACCCATAATAAGACATGTAAACAGAGAGCTAAATTACAAACGGGTTTGTGTTTCCTAGGTGCGTTTGCGTGTTTGTGCACTGTGAAGTGTGCCTGATGTCAATATTACCACTCTACCGACATTGTAATGAAAATGGATTGATTTCAGGCTCTTGAGAGAATAGACAGCTGGTCTTATCACAGCCCAGCAGTGGTTTCAGTAGTTATAGGTTTCTCATACCAAAATAATGGCATTTCCTTTCCTCACCCCAGCAACACCATCACGTCTCTCAGCATCGATATGAAAAGCTCTATGCTAAGACAATCCAGTTTAAAAGCGATATTGCActttagaaattagtaagaataaACCTCGCAACATTTAGAAAGGGCCAGGCTCACATTGGTGATTAAACTGCCAGGAATAAAGACACTTTGTAAAATTACAAgataacaagagcaaacagatttctgacatccaccaatctggatccgcaccacctccaaaattcagtggagtcttccatgtcctagtatccatctgtggtgcaaatttgatgagaatccgtgaagtagttttgacataagtagttttgacgtaatcctttaaagcctatacaaagtgaaatcttgatccagaaaccgGATTaacggagtcttccataccctaatatctaccgatggtgaaaatttcattaaaatccgtGCTGTAGTTTTGACATATTCTTGCTAAcagccagacaaataaataaataaacactgattttattatgtccttggcggacgtaataataatGGTTCCACCATCAGACAAAGGACGCGTTTTAAACTTAGTGTTTGTAACATGATGAAGCAGGGCCAGGTTTAAAGTGGGGATTCTGAGTGTCATCAATACACATGATGCCATAAGGTTTTTTGATATACTCATAAAAGTAAGAAACTAAATTATTCTCACAATGTTAAGGAaatagattttaaaaaaaaaatgccatgaaATGTTCCATGTTGAGAAAACTATCGCACCACAAAATTTTCTCAAAATCTCAAATCTGTTCTCTACTTTAAGTTATAATGCAAAGTGACAGATAAACAAATTATGTAAAACGTTTCCTCTGTTGATTGACAGAGGCACTCAAACCAATCAAAAGACATTTTTGTAGGCTGTGGAGTCCTCAGTTAAAAAAAGAAGTGGCTAGTTACAGCCTTGGCTAAAAAGAGGCCAGGTTTGTGGGTGAGTTTGTTGCATTGTTGCCATTCCAGGCCTTGTGTTGGCTTTGGATGTATTGCCCTTGTGTTGGATGCATTGGCCTTGGCCGTACTGACCTTGGATGCACCTTATTTGCACTCAGGGTCccttcactcggggttgccagagcaaatccagggtggatctgcatgttgaactggcacaagttttatgccagatgtccttcctgacacctcCACATCACATAGAGAAACCAGGaacattctgcactgaaaccaagtgcagtaaccacttggccaccacccctgccggtGTCATCAACAGTGGGaaatgttaataatcactgaCTAAATTCCAAAACTCTACCATAACATATTCCTCAAAACAGTGTAAAAACAATGTCAGTCCAATTTTGCACAGTTCTGACTAACACTTCTAATTACCTTCCTTGGCTTTAAATGACCATCCATGTAAGAAAATGAGTTCACAACAAACTATGCAGGGGGAATtgcaaaatatacagtaaaatttAACTTAAAATGTTAGCTATAAACTGAAattgcagacaaaaaaaaaaaaaaaatatatatatatatatatcaatcaagaCAATTTAATTTCAGTCTGTCTCACAAACAGAAAGTACCCTCTGTGAACGTCTGGCAATGTGTCGTTAGAAGATTGTAGAACCAATCCTCTTAAGCAGTACTATATaatgcctgaatagatccttgtcatttgattggtttgtgtcatgtgacatgcattattcataccatttgccattgtgttccacttACCATGCAACTGTGttatttagcgtgcaattttggttctatacgaTTCGTGTTATTGCACACTGTGACTTCAGTGCACTCTCACACTAGCAGCAACGACGCTTAGCTTAAAAGCAAACATGGCAggagctgctaattcttgtaacacaaaaaaaacatccagTACCCTGTAAgctatctggaggcatttgcatatTATTCGCTGGGCTGTCTCTTGGTGAAGTGGAACCGCTGTCGGATGAAGAGCCCGACacatttctgttgtgttttttgctggactgagaaaagcagatggcagtctgtacacgatgcacggcatcagctatggactacatcgtcaaaattgtttttgaactgtttttgcaagttcacctagaacaattttggattggactggactcctatttaaaatttTTGTTGGATTATTTGGAAGTTCTTGACATCAAAATGTGAGtccctttctcttgtttataaattaataaaatgtcaaatgacaaaaatctattttagccattatataaaacaaataatggatgttaTTTCATTcgttcaatggaaagaatattttattcattgaaaaatggaatgttccatctttcacctcatgaaatattcttacaatTGCACTCCACATTCATAAACATTCACTATTTGTATAGTATTCGACCAGCTGTTAATGCAGTTTGTCTACATCAGCTTCTCATTTTCAGGCAGGCATAAGCACCCTGTCCACAACAAACTGCAACCTTTCCCAGTTCTTCCAGAATATCGTGAGAAAACAAACTCCCAGTAAGGTCGCCACCACGTGATGCCGGCTCCTCATCAGTGGAGCAACAAACTTGGCCACAGTGGAGACGCACACCAGGATGACAGTGATGATGGCCAGCATGATGTTGATGCTCTTCCCCAGCAAGACTCTGGCATCTTGGCTCTCAAGCTGGacagtctgctgctgctgctgctgctggagctCCAGCTTGGACACTCGTGTTTGACATGATTCCAGGGCTTCCTAAGGACGGTGGGGAAATGTTTggctttttcattttgtttttcactcaatttcagtttattgctCTGTCTGAAAAGGCAAAGCAGTAGCACTTCATAATAAGGGTACATTAATTAATGCAATAATgagcattaactaacagtgaaGTAAGAAATAACTGTAGTCATCATTTATTAAAGCTCATGTATTAACCTATAcactattttaaaaaatgtaaattttaattaatttaatttaaatttaaattttaaagaTACTGAATACTATTAATAAATGTTCACTAAATACAGTTAACCCTTAATTAATGAATAGCAATAAGCATCAATATGTGTATCTTTTTTTAACCCAACATATTTTGGAACAAGCAGTATGAcagcagaaaaaataaataagtaaataaaacaatttaaaaatcacCATTTATTGATCTTATTTGCAACTAACGGCATAGCAAATATTCTGATACATTTGGTTTCAATGATCAGCAGGAAAACAATGGTAAGTTTTAATCTGCAATGTTTCTTTTTccctattcattttctataccagcttactccaatcaagggtcacggggggctggagcctatcccagcagtcatagggcatgaggctgagttcaccctggacaggacgccagtctgtcgcagggccacatatagacaaacaaacacattcatcccgcacgcacacctacagacaatttaagagTCACAAATTCATCCAATAtgtgtgtctttggaagtggaaggaagacagaccacccagagggaacccacaccaacacagggagaacatgcaaactccacacacaaaggaccaggtgggaagtgatcccacgagtttcttgctgtgaggcaacagtacaaaccactaagccaccatgctgcctttaCAAGTCAAGGCAAACATACTAACTGTCCACATGgtcattttaagattttaatccTCAGTTACTCAAATTCTCCCTCAAATTAATTACACTGTGACTGCCCACCTATCACAAGCTTGCTACAAATGTACATAGATTTTCTGCTTCAAATTTAACTACCTAAGGAAAAAACTTTCCTTCATAGCATTTCCACAGTATAATGGCAAGTGCTTTAGACTTTGAGTCCAGTAATTCAATTTCCAATCTTGGGAGTAAACCTAAATTAGTCATTTTACATGTTTGATTAAATGAATTACGCACGCTTAAAACAGCATTTCAAAGAAAATATAGATTTCAAAATTTGAGGATTTAGAAATCTGATAATAATATACATgatgatattttgtaaaagtggCAATGACACAGAACATTGCTGCAATGTATTGTACATAGACTTTAGGTACAGACAGGACATTTGTTTACTATTATGTAAGAAATTACTTCCTACATACCGTGTATGTAGGAAATCATCTTATATCATATATAGATCATGTTTGTTGTGGGCTACTCTGCTTTGATCAGATTATTACTATAATTTGTTGCATTGCAAATACCAAAAAAGGAATTGCAGTGTGCCCTCTGGTGGACACACTATGAAACAACAACACTCACAACATGAAGGATCTGTCTTCTGTCTCCAAGTTTATTTTTAATTGTCTTTTACTGGCCTATATAAACACAGACAATTCATCGGCAGTTAGCTAAGATCAGCATGTTAATTTATCGGTGTGGCTCTGTCAAGCTATCACACTGCAGAAAAGGTCCTTTGTTCACTTTTACAAGAACAGCACAACAACCCTAGAAACCATGAGTCTGCCACTGTCACCCGTAGTTAATCTCAAAAAGAACATTTCCTAGGAACATGTCGGGTCAGGTGAAATTAGCAGAAACATCCTCGGAAACTCAAGTTACCACTGACGTTTCTGGACCCTACTACTGGTGTCATGGCTAGGATTCGGTTGGAGTGAGGGGAAGGACTACACTTGGTCAGAAGTAAGCAAGCCCCCACACACTGGCACCTCATACTATTACATGTGAATAAATTCAACAGTTATGACGGTAACCTTTGTAAACGTGccaaagaaaaacaaagcttcaCCCAAACCATAATTAGTTTTTCGTTAATCGAAAATTACACACTGATGACCACACTGGTCAACAGGGCATTTTGGTCTACTCTGTGAAAATAGGAGGAGTGACATCTGCCAATGCCATGCTGTGCTTTCATTAACATTTGGACTTTTATCAGGCCTAACATTTCAGACAATTTACACAAGCCTCACAAAGGAGGTATTTTCTAAGGAGATATCACTTATCTGAATGAAGCAAACATAAACCTCATACTGTAAACAAGCAAAGTCATGGTGGCTGACAATGAAGTGTGAAGCAAACATTACAGCATCACAGGTTTATTAGTATTGTTTGTGGGACTTTTATGTGTTAGGTTATATTTTTAGCAGTCACATGAAAGAATAAATGGAAATGAGCCTTAAACCGTTCATCTGTGTAACGGCACAGCAGAAGCTAGGCCGAGCTCACCAGCTGTGACAACACAAGATGTTTAGAGACTTGACACATACTACCGCGGACACAATGACCTAAATCTACTTACCAGGAATCTCAACAAGTTAGCAGCATTATATGTTGCcaaattttgttttgtctgttttgctGTTGTCCTTCCAAACATCTGCTGGCTGCTTGTATGGGTGTGACTCCAGTCCACTAGAACTCTATTTTATCTAAATATCAGTGTTTTACAGCATTGTTCGGGCCATGAAAGTATGTAACTGTGGCTCATCCTGAAGCTGTTTCTCATCAAATCTATTGGCACATGCCTTGCTTGTTTGAGAAGAAACGCTGTTGTATGTTCTTTCTGCATTGTTTCAAATCAGCCTTCAGGAagggctttttttgttttgtgcttgcTGCCACTGTTGCGTCCCCCTCACAAACATGATTAACCTCAGTTTTATTTGACTCACGTGCTGATCTGCAAGCATGATGCACATCTCTATGACCTGACTCAAGATGACCCACAGATTCATCACAGCCCTGCAGATTACACATCATCCTGTGCATCACCACATATGCAATATTtaaaacatacctgtatgtctctGGCCCTTTCATGAGCCTGGTAGGCCACCCTCTCCTCGATACTGGCTAATTCCTGTTTCAGATTTGTCGTCTCATGTTGGTGAAGCTCTGTCAGGTCATTCAGCTGGTCTTCCAAACGCTCATACCTGCCGGCAGCAGTAATTACGCAGTGTTAAACATTTTGAAGCACAGCTTATGAAGTacggtgcatcaggaaagtaatcacagcgcttcactttttccacattttgttatgttacaggcattttgcaaaatggagtaaattcatttttcccctcaaaattctactcacaacacccaataatgacagcatgaaaaaagggtatttgaaatttttgcattTCTTTTTTAACTATCACATTTGAATACCTATTTTAAATGATGGTGATGTCACAATGCAGAAGGTAAATGCAGGTTTTGTGTGTCTGGAATAATCTGACATTAAAATCAACCAGTCCAAAATCTGCTTGGAGGTGGCTTGCAATGTAAGAAATTACATGATTAAGTAATATATCCTGGACTGTACACATACCTGTATCTCTCCTCCTGTAGTGTTTGACTGATAATGCCATACTCCCTCTTGAACTGCTCCTTTAGCTCCTCCACATCCTCCGCCAGTTGGATCTGGGCATCTTTAATCTCTCTCACCTCTTCCAGGCTCAGAGCCAGTCTACTTTGGGCATCCCCTGTTGCCTGCTGCTCTTGGCCAAGGTTTTGGGCTTGTGACTGCCCCACAAAAGGATTCCCATTGCTCTCAACTGAAATGGATGCACTTCCAGAGGAGCACTCATCATCACTGGGATACTTGGCTTTGCCCACCACAGTCACACTGCTACTTAGTCCCTTCACTGAACTGTCAGTGGGCAAAGGAGGGGGAGTGTCAAAGGTGGTCTTAAGGTGGTCAATATTGTCAGCACTGCCAAATTTATTTCTGATAAGGTTGGCAAACTCTCTGGGCTTGCTGAAGAAGAAAGGAGGGGAAAGTGAAACTCCTGGTCCAATGGTCTTGATCTTGTCCAGAGTAGGGTGTCGACCACTACCACTTATATCTCTCAGCAGACCCTTGGGTGATTCTCTGGGTATGGTATTGCGTTTGACACTGGATGGGTGAGACATTGGACTTTGGAGGAGTTCAATGTCTTTCATCTTACGATGGTACTGCTCCAActtcttttgcatctgtgcaatgTTGTGTGCTGACTTCTGGTTTTTCTTCTCAAAGACGTGCTTGATGCGCCCCACCTGCTGCTTGTCAGCACTGGTCATCAACTTCAAATACTCTGCTACATTCTCATCCCGCGCTGTCTGCTCTATCTTTAGCTGCTCGGTTACTTTCAGTATCTTCTGCTGGATGCTGTCCAGACAAGACCGGCTACGCTGAAGCTCCAAGCCTAGACCAGGACTTAGACCTCCATCAATCAGGTCCAGGTCCAGATTGTTCTCTGAAGAACCCCGCCGCATTGATCCTGAAATGCTCAAATTCCCTTCAGCACTCCGGTCCATCTACAGGGATGAAAGCAAACATCGGATATGTAGACATTATATTTGAAACATGTTTTCAACTGTGTCTGATTGTAACAATCTTACCCAGCAACTCATAAACCAATTTTTACAAAAGTGAGAATGCTGTGTCTCCATTAGAGTTTATTAAAATTTAGGatggaactaaaaaaaaaaaaaaaaaaagtctatcccagcagttatagggtgtgaggcaggctaCTATGGTATAGATTGGCTCAAGGTGAGGTTATGCTGTTTGCAAATTTAGAGGTCTGTCCAATAAATATAAACTTTTTGTTTCAAAATAATCTATTGGATTCTCATGGAAAGTTAAGTATGCATTTGCATAACACTGAGGTAAAGCTGTCTGCCACATTTTGAGAAGATAAACAAAAGTGGGACTCCAGAAACCTCAGACATACAAATAATCATCACGTAGTGTTTGTATCATGCAAAGAtaaagttttttttctctctccctctctcttgctcTGTGTTTTTACTTGGTGAAAATGTTTTATATAAACTATCATTACCTTATGAAATGAATATACTTAGCAATAAATTTGGGGTGGCTCTCAAGAACAAGTCTGAGCTGAGAAATGTTATAGTTTGCATGCTGAGAACGGATTGCACTGCATTCATGAAATAAATTATAGATAAATTGGAATAGAGTGCAattctttttctgttttcatagTTTTAGACAATCATTCAATGCATTCTAATGAGTGTGCTCCTAGTTCCAAAATGGGGCTGAGATTGTAGTTTTGGCCATTATTCCTCTAGTTTGACATTACTTTATTAGCTCCATTCTTTATAGCAGTGCAGGGATGCCAGGGATGCAGCCGATTCAATGAGTAATCAAGCTGTAAGAATTAAATTCACTTATCTAAACCTTGCtgtctggaagaaaaaaaaaatataagcaTTCTGAACCATATATCACCAATAAACACAACAGAGAAGAGCTGAACAAGttgtaaaaaaaattgtgaaactGTGCAACAAAAAAATTTGACGACTGCTTGAGCAATGCATAAAACTATCTCCATGTCAAATGACTAGCTCTGATAATTAGATTAAACTATGGTTAAAAGCTGATCTGCCCATGTTAATCATACGAACTGCATTATAAAGTTGTCTGGGGGCTTTGCTACTCAAAGACACTGATGAGAAAAATGATTGGGAATGAAGATCAAAACAATATAAATGAGGCTATAAAacacatgaaaataaatttattgcTATTTTCCTCATATATTACTGACAATCAAGATCATTTCGAGCTATATTTAACATGGAATATATGCTAAGAGAGACAGAAAGataatgaatgagtgacagctttgTCTACATTCATACAGAATAATTTCTGCATGGATGTGTGAACTTGTGACCATATTATTTGAGTTATAGAATGCAACCATTGTGAAACAATCTGAAAGTAATCAATCCAGCATCCAataactgtccagcaggtggcagacacatctatgagaTATTACATAAGTAACACAAAGTTGCTCTTTGGtgtatcaaagttcaccagatctGAAGCTTTGCCCTTATTAATTTGGTGAGAGAGAAGCACAGATttttagtggtcagcactgttgcctcacagcaggaagtttctgggatcacttcccaactggtcctttctgtgtggagtttgcaggttcttcccatgtttgtgtgagcCCCCTCCGGGTTTTCCATCCTCCATTGCCACttctgcaggttaggtgaattggtgactctgaaTTTGGTGCAAGCgtgcgaatgtgtttgtttgtctatctgtgGCCCGGCAAtatactggcagcctgtccagggtgtaccccggctctcgccctatgactgctgagataggttccagccccctgtgaccctttgattgaataagcaggtatagaaaatgaatgagttaCAAGAGATAGCATTTACTGTTTAAAAGTCATCACGGACAGGATGAACTCACCTACATGTCTATCTATTGATTCAGACACATGCTTACTCCACGCACATGCACCACAGTTGTTCCTaagctttggaaaagcctaggaTCAAATGTGTAAAACTATGTTTGGTTCTACAATGCCACTGTTTGTGCCATTATTGCATTTAATGAAGTCGTTCCACATAAACAACACTTGCGCATAGTGAGTGCTTGTTTTGTGTAATTTTTGTCTGCAATTGTGACCATCTGGGGGGGTGTATGTAATGCTCTTATTTGGAACATCTGTTGAACTGCCGAAGACAAATTGTAATCCTGCTTGTTTGCAATTCAGCACAGGGATGACAGAGATGACAACAATTCTCGTAATGGCTATTAATGTTTGTGAAACAAGTGGAGCATGCACATCTAAAGTAGGTCACTGATAATGACCATGAGACTCCGAAAATTCCCTTCCCAGACAGCTGAATTACCATTTTCTGCACTTGGCCTTAACACTGctgtacag comes from the Thalassophryne amazonica chromosome 8, fThaAma1.1, whole genome shotgun sequence genome and includes:
- the LOC117515653 gene encoding transmembrane and coiled-coil domain protein 3-like isoform X1, with amino-acid sequence MKVITGLCPALMFLCEVCATKTSAAGCDRRVPCDQAFRHLSGNQGLCPKALRHHLLDAAHAITCGSAKMDRSAEGNLSISGSMRRGSSENNLDLDLIDGGLSPGLGLELQRSRSCLDSIQQKILKVTEQLKIEQTARDENVAEYLKLMTSADKQQVGRIKHVFEKKNQKSAHNIAQMQKKLEQYHRKMKDIELLQSPMSHPSSVKRNTIPRESPKGLLRDISGSGRHPTLDKIKTIGPGVSLSPPFFFSKPREFANLIRNKFGSADNIDHLKTTFDTPPPLPTDSSVKGLSSSVTVVGKAKYPSDDECSSGSASISVESNGNPFVGQSQAQNLGQEQQATGDAQSRLALSLEEVREIKDAQIQLAEDVEELKEQFKREYGIISQTLQEERYRYERLEDQLNDLTELHQHETTNLKQELASIEERVAYQAHERARDIQEALESCQTRVSKLELQQQQQQQTVQLESQDARVLLGKSINIMLAIITVILVCVSTVAKFVAPLMRSRHHVVATLLGVCFLTIFWKNWERLQFVVDRVLMPA
- the LOC117515653 gene encoding transmembrane and coiled-coil domain protein 3-like isoform X3 translates to MDRSAEGNLSISGSMRRGSSENNLDLDLIDGGLSPGLGLELQRSRSCLDSIQQKILKVTEQLKIEQTARDENVAEYLKLMTSADKQQVGRIKHVFEKKNQKSAHNIAQMQKKLEQYHRKMKDIELLQSPMSHPSSVKRNTIPRESPKGLLRDISGSGRHPTLDKIKTIGPGVSLSPPFFFSKPREFANLIRNKFGSADNIDHLKTTFDTPPPLPTDSSVKGLSSSVTVVGKAKYPSDDECSSGSASISVESNGNPFVGQSQAQNLGQEQQATGDAQSRLALSLEEVREIKDAQIQLAEDVEELKEQFKREYGIISQTLQEERYRYERLEDQLNDLTELHQHETTNLKQELASIEERVAYQAHERARDIQEALESCQTRVSKLELQQQQQQQTVQLESQDARVLLGKSINIMLAIITVILVCVSTVAKFVAPLMRSRHHVVATLLGVCFLTIFWKNWERLQFVVDRVLMPA
- the LOC117515653 gene encoding transmembrane and coiled-coil domain protein 3-like isoform X2, whose amino-acid sequence is MPSVNVSVRSLCNKDVSGRMMDRSAEGNLSISGSMRRGSSENNLDLDLIDGGLSPGLGLELQRSRSCLDSIQQKILKVTEQLKIEQTARDENVAEYLKLMTSADKQQVGRIKHVFEKKNQKSAHNIAQMQKKLEQYHRKMKDIELLQSPMSHPSSVKRNTIPRESPKGLLRDISGSGRHPTLDKIKTIGPGVSLSPPFFFSKPREFANLIRNKFGSADNIDHLKTTFDTPPPLPTDSSVKGLSSSVTVVGKAKYPSDDECSSGSASISVESNGNPFVGQSQAQNLGQEQQATGDAQSRLALSLEEVREIKDAQIQLAEDVEELKEQFKREYGIISQTLQEERYRYERLEDQLNDLTELHQHETTNLKQELASIEERVAYQAHERARDIQEALESCQTRVSKLELQQQQQQQTVQLESQDARVLLGKSINIMLAIITVILVCVSTVAKFVAPLMRSRHHVVATLLGVCFLTIFWKNWERLQFVVDRVLMPA